A single Curtobacterium sp. MCJR17_020 DNA region contains:
- the nagA gene encoding N-acetylglucosamine-6-phosphate deacetylase gives MTTLVRAPRIVTAAHDLHDGWIVLDDDTVLAVGAGTPPRADSAVTVDGTVVPGLVDLHAHGALGHDFATCSAADARAAAAHHRSRGTTTLVASIATGRHDDTVAALTRLRPLTSDGTLAGLHLEGPWLSPARRGAHRVDLLHAPDPLEVDAYLAAADGALRVVTLAPELPGALDTVARFVAAGVVVAIGHTDATAEQTRRAIDAGATLVTHLFNGMPPLHHRTPGPVGVALTDDRVLLECIVDGHHLDPTTIGLVQRSAPGRLVLVSDAMSATGCPDGDHTIAGSAVSVRGGVAVLADGSSLAGSTITVADAVRGLLTSGVAVPEVVAASTTRAARLLGRPAPLTVGAPADLLVLDPDTGAVRCLLPTAVVS, from the coding sequence GTGACCACGCTCGTCCGCGCGCCACGCATCGTGACCGCCGCCCACGACCTGCACGACGGGTGGATCGTGCTCGACGACGACACCGTGCTCGCGGTCGGTGCCGGCACACCGCCGCGCGCGGACTCCGCGGTCACCGTCGACGGCACCGTCGTGCCGGGCCTCGTCGACCTGCACGCCCACGGCGCACTCGGCCACGACTTCGCCACGTGTTCCGCAGCGGACGCCCGAGCGGCGGCCGCGCACCACCGGTCACGGGGGACCACGACCCTCGTCGCCTCGATCGCGACCGGGCGTCACGACGACACCGTCGCAGCCCTCACGCGCCTTCGACCGCTCACCTCGGACGGCACGCTGGCGGGCCTGCACCTCGAAGGGCCGTGGTTGTCCCCGGCCCGCCGCGGAGCCCACCGGGTGGACCTGCTCCACGCCCCGGACCCGCTCGAGGTCGACGCGTACCTGGCGGCCGCCGACGGCGCGCTGCGGGTCGTGACACTCGCCCCCGAGCTCCCCGGCGCCCTCGACACCGTGGCGCGGTTCGTCGCCGCCGGGGTCGTCGTGGCGATCGGGCACACCGACGCCACCGCCGAGCAGACCCGCCGCGCGATCGACGCCGGCGCCACGCTCGTCACGCACCTGTTCAACGGCATGCCACCGCTGCACCACCGCACGCCGGGGCCGGTCGGGGTCGCCCTGACCGACGACCGCGTCCTGCTCGAGTGCATCGTCGACGGACACCACCTCGACCCGACCACGATCGGGCTCGTCCAGCGGAGTGCACCGGGCCGCCTGGTGCTCGTGTCCGACGCGATGTCGGCGACGGGCTGCCCCGACGGTGACCACACCATCGCCGGGTCCGCGGTCTCGGTCCGCGGCGGGGTCGCCGTGCTCGCCGACGGGTCGTCGTTGGCGGGCAGCACGATCACCGTCGCCGACGCCGTCCGTGGGCTGCTGACGAGCGGGGTCGCGGTGCCCGAGGTCGTCGCCGCCTCCACCACGCGTGCGGCTCGGCTGCTCGGTCGGCCGGCGCCGCTCACGGTCGGCGCGCCCGCCGACCTCCTCGTCCTCGACCCCGACACCGGTGCGGTGCGGTGCCTCCTGCCGACGGCGGTGGTCTCGTGA